In Candidatus Manganitrophus noduliformans, the genomic stretch CGAAGGACACCCTCGCCAAGGGGCGGTCGAAGCCGGCGACCGATATTTTCGGATCGAACAACGGCGCCGCGAAGGGAACGGCGGTGGTTCCACTGTTTTAGGGGATGCTGAATGAAACACATCGTCGGATTTTCAGGGGGAATCGACTCACAAGCAACCGCGCGGTGGGTGCTCAATCGTTATCCCGCGGAAGACGTGATTCTTCTCTTCTCCAATGCTGGCGGGTGGGAAGATCCAATCACCCCCGCCTTTGTGGCGGAGTATTCGATGACAGTTCATCCGGTGATTACGGTCGAATCAAAAGTCTCCGATATGTGGGAAACCCCAGGATGGGCCGAGAAACGCGGATATGACGGAAACGCGAAATTGACCTATAAGCTGATGTGCGAGATCAAGGGCCGGGCACCTTCCAGGAAGGCTCAATTTTGCACTGAAAAATTAAAGCTTATTCCACAAAAACGATGGGTGGAAGAAAACCTTCCCGACGGCGACTATGAGCGATATACCGGCGTTCGGCGCGATGAAAGCGAGAAGCGGAAAAACACTCCGCTTAGAGAATGGGACACTTATTTTGACTGTTACGTGAATCATCCAATCTGCCATTGGCCTAAGAATATGTGCTTTGAATTCGTAAAGCGCCATGACGGGATATTTAATCCGCTCTATCAGATGGGATTCTCCCGCGTCGGCTGCGCGCCGTGCGTCAATTCCGGCAAGGACGATATTCTCCTGTGGCTTCAACGGCGGCCGGAAATGATCGAGAAGATCCGTGATTTCGAGAAGGAACTCGGCTTTACCTATTTTGCTCCAATCGTTCCTGGAATGAAAATCAATTTTATCGATGATGTGATTCTGTGGGCGCAGACATCCAGGGGCGGGCGTCAAACCGATCTCCTTCGGGTGCTCAATGATCATCCGGCTTGTGAATCTAAGTATGGATTATGTGAATGATCTCTTCCGCTCGTCACTGTCCGAAATGTTGGGAGCACTTTCTCGAAGAGGTTTACGAGCTTGGCCTGTGGGTCGCCTTCTTCCTCGGAGTGATTTATCTCTACGCGGTGATCGGGAAATTCCTTTTTAAAATTCTGTCGTGAGGAAAAACAAATGCCCGAAGAAAAATTGATCGTTCACCCGCTTCCTGAAAAGTTTTTA encodes the following:
- a CDS encoding phosphoadenosine phosphosulfate reductase family protein, giving the protein MKHIVGFSGGIDSQATARWVLNRYPAEDVILLFSNAGGWEDPITPAFVAEYSMTVHPVITVESKVSDMWETPGWAEKRGYDGNAKLTYKLMCEIKGRAPSRKAQFCTEKLKLIPQKRWVEENLPDGDYERYTGVRRDESEKRKNTPLREWDTYFDCYVNHPICHWPKNMCFEFVKRHDGIFNPLYQMGFSRVGCAPCVNSGKDDILLWLQRRPEMIEKIRDFEKELGFTYFAPIVPGMKINFIDDVILWAQTSRGGRQTDLLRVLNDHPACESKYGLCE